A genomic segment from Syntrophotalea acetylenivorans encodes:
- the flhB gene encoding flagellar biosynthesis protein FlhB, which produces MANDSAGERTEQATAKRRSDFREKGQVAQSKEVQTAAMMATTLLLWFFYAPMFWKKLSVSLAGIWKICASYEVTPNAIVNLFALVLQQGGLLLAPLFLLVLVVGFFSSVFQIGWLFTGKPLQPDFSKLNPIAGAARFVSKRSLVEVVKSLAKVLLIGAVAYKVVFNEFDQALLLIDMEVVDTVRFLGRVATNVLIKACGIVVLLGLFDFLFVRWEMEQKMKMTKQEQKEEFKEAEGDPHIKSRIRSLQQQMSRKRMMAEVPKADVIVTNPTHLSVALRYDRQTMDAPQIVAKGADHIAMRIREIATENHIPLVENKPIARTLYKVDIGQPVPEEMFKAVAEILAYVYGLPGRK; this is translated from the coding sequence ATGGCTAACGACTCCGCCGGCGAACGTACAGAACAGGCCACAGCCAAACGTCGCTCCGATTTTCGCGAAAAAGGCCAGGTGGCCCAAAGCAAAGAGGTACAAACCGCGGCTATGATGGCCACGACTTTATTGTTGTGGTTTTTCTACGCTCCGATGTTCTGGAAAAAGCTCTCTGTGTCTTTGGCCGGCATATGGAAGATTTGCGCCTCCTATGAAGTGACTCCCAATGCCATCGTCAACCTATTTGCCTTGGTGCTGCAACAAGGCGGCCTCTTGCTGGCACCCCTATTTTTACTGGTACTTGTGGTCGGATTTTTCTCCAGTGTATTCCAGATAGGCTGGCTTTTTACCGGCAAACCACTGCAACCCGACTTTTCCAAGCTGAATCCCATCGCCGGTGCCGCCCGCTTCGTTTCCAAACGTTCACTGGTCGAAGTTGTCAAATCCTTGGCAAAGGTACTGCTCATCGGGGCAGTAGCTTACAAAGTGGTCTTCAATGAATTCGATCAAGCTTTGTTGCTGATTGATATGGAAGTTGTCGATACTGTTCGCTTCCTGGGACGGGTCGCCACCAACGTACTGATAAAGGCTTGCGGCATCGTGGTACTGCTGGGACTGTTCGATTTTCTGTTCGTTCGCTGGGAGATGGAACAGAAAATGAAGATGACCAAACAAGAACAAAAAGAAGAGTTCAAAGAGGCAGAGGGCGATCCCCATATCAAGTCCCGCATCCGTTCCTTGCAGCAACAGATGTCCCGAAAGAGAATGATGGCGGAAGTTCCCAAAGCGGACGTTATCGTCACAAACCCGACTCACCTTTCGGTAGCCTTACGCTATGACCGTCAAACCATGGATGCTCCGCAAATTGTGGCCAAAGGTGCGGACCATATAGCCATGCGGATTCGAGAAATCGCCACCGAAAATCACATACCCTTGGTGGAGAACAAACCTATTGCCCGCACACTCTATAAAGTGGATATCGGTCAACCGGTCCCCGAAGAGATGTTTAAGGCCGTCGCCGAAATTCTGGCTTATGTTTATGGTCTTCCAGGACGGAAATAA